The genomic stretch tattctaaaattttaaaaaatttagctGTCATagatatatttaatacaaataaaatttttttaggacaaattaaaacaaaataaaatttattgatatttttaaaatttttaataaattaaaaaatatactattACTCTTCAATTTTTAGGATATTTTTCAACTAAAATGTCAAGGATTATCCACTGCAAATTTAAActaaattttatgatttatcactgattattaaattattatatatataaaataagattcaaattttttatacttatttaaataagtaaaataaCTATTCTACCTAGTCAAATTAGTTAAAAATGTTATGTTTATTAAGATGAGAGCACAACTTCTTGCGAAACagttatttggtaataaaaTACATTAGTAAAACATATTGATTAACATTACAGATTTCTGAAGGGGTTAATTATCTCCAAGTTTAGGTTAATAAAACTTTACTAATAAATGattagaaagagaaaataaaataaaaaagaaatttggTGTTTAAGAATGAAGGACACACATACACCACAGGGTGAGGTTACtgtctctctttctctctcttctgcCCCTAActttctctctctatctctattttgtgattttctctctcctctgtaataatttataaattctCACATCATACTCTCCTttcatctctctctctttttccttttcttcgtttTCATTCATTCACTCATCTAATCATCTTCTTCCATCAATTTCTCTATTTCAATCTTATTTTCTCTAATTTCTTTTCCATTCTCACGCAATTCTAGGGTTTCTTTTTCCCCCTCTGTTCATCACACAATCGCGCAACACCCTCCCAGGTAACACCTACCCTCCCCTCATTCATATACCTTCTGCTGCTTCTACTGCTTTTCCATTCTGTACCCTAATTCCCCCTTCTCATTGATCCCAATTTTGTTTTCATAATTCAATTCGCGGTTTGATTGCCGTAAACTTTGAGTTTTTTTTGGTGCTATTTTTCTGGTTTTGTGTTTATTGTTATTTGTGTGTTTTGATTATGACTCGTATCGTTTATCAGGTGGCATGTGTGGGGCTTTGAATTTCGGTTTGATTAGGGAAGCCCCTTTTCTGTGTTCCCCCCATTTTCCACCCATGGGTGTGACTCTCAGATTGGGGTCAccgtttttctttttcttttttgtttttctttttggttttcGGGAGATTGAGATGGTGGTTTAGCAACTGGGTTGTATTTCTTACAGGCTTTCAGGAAATAGTTGTTTGTGTTCATTTATGCTTGGTGGGGTTGATAATTGAGAGGGATAGAGGCTGGGGTTTGGTTCTATATATAGTAGTGTGTAGCAGTGGTTAGGAAGTTACAGAGGTTCTGTGAGGATGACAGATGTTCAGCCGCTACAGCAGAAGCCTGAGTCTGCCGATGCTCATGCTGAGTTCGAGCGTGGACTGGAGGACTTTATGCGTGGGCAGTTGGATGATTGTATGTCATTTGCCTCCTGTAGTTCCTCCCAGGCTCAGGGGGATGAGGAAGATGAGGGTGATCAGCTCGCTCGGAGGAGGCGTAGGTCTGATCTTGAAGGGGATGATTTGGCGGAGTCCTCGGCTGCACAGAGGCGCCACTCGCGAATTTTGAGTAGGTGGGCTGCCCGGCAGGCACAGGAGATGATAACTACTATTGAGAGGAGGAATCGTGAGTCTGAGTTGATGGCGCTGGCTGGGTTGCACACGGTGTCTATGTTGGACTCCTCTTTCTTGAGGGGATCACAGTCCCCAACTTCTGGACAGGAGGGTGCCGTGGAGAGACCGAGCACTCAGGCATCTGCTATTCTGCAGATGTGGCGCGAATTGGAGGATGAGCATTTGTTGAACAGGGCTCGTGACAGGATGAGGGAAAGGTTGAGGCAACAGAGGGGTTCTGAGTCTAATACCAATGGATCCAGTACCATGTCTGATAGTCGAGGCAGTGAGAATCAAGGCAGTTTGGGGGATGCGAGTGAAAGCGAAAATGATTTTGGTACTTGGTCGCATGATCGGATTGAATCGCGGAATGCACGTGGGGATCATCTTGTCTCAAGCAGGGAGCAATCTCCTGATCTTGGCGAAGTCGAGAGGGAGAGAGTTAGACAGATTGTTCGAGGATGGATGGAAAGCGGTATTGGTGATCATTCATCGAATGTGAATCAGAGAAACAATAATGGTAGAGCAGAATGGCTTGGAGAAACAGAGCGTGAGAGGGTAAGAATTGTCAGGGAATGGGTGCAAATGACTAGCCAACAGAGAGGCTCACAGAGAGGCTCACGTGGGAGCCGGAGGGATGCTCAAGTCGATCGAGCGCGCGATGTGGTTGCTGATCACGATGAAGGCCAGCCAGAGCATGTTCGGCGGGACATGTTGAGGCTGCGTGGAAGACAAGCTCTAGTTGATTTGCTTGTGAGGATAGAGAGGGAAAGGCAAAGAGAGCTGCAGGGATTGTTGGAGCACCGAGCTGTATCTGATTTTGCTCACCGCAACCGCATTCAGGTCTGTTGGGTACCCTGTCAGAATTCCTTTGCAATTCATGGTTCTTTTAGTCATGGTGTCCTCAATTAATCTTGAGTTGATTATGTAAGTCAGTCATACAAGAACTGTGATTTAATTCAAGGAGATAAAAACTTATATTATTGTGTGGATTTTAACTCTATAAAACTCATTTTATGTTGTGTTTGTGTTAATATGAATAATCTACATACATTTGTTTCTGTTGTGTGGTACATCTGATCTGGACTGTTgtatttcaattctttgtatacTTCCTGTTGTAAATTGACTATTTATACGAGATGGTGTTTTCAGTCTTTGCTCAGAGGTAGATTCCTCCGAAATGAAAGAACTGTTGAAGATGAGAGACCTCCGTCTATGGCTGCAAGTGAATTAGTGCAGTTGAGACAACGACATACAGTCTCTGGTATAAGGTATGGAAATCAAACAACTTGATAATCTTTTTAAACCAGTGGGTGGTGGCCTATTCTGCCTATTACTCATCTTGGAGCTTCTGCTTTAGAAATAAGACAAAAATTCAAAAGGTGATCTAGATGTATCTGTGTCTGCCAAGTGCTCAAGGCTTGTTAATTTCTATGTTAATTGTTGAGTTTTCTTTTAGTTGTATTTCTTATGATTTGCAAAATAAATAACTGTTATTTACAATGGTTGATTTTCATTCATTATATTTGTGTATGGCCACTGTTTATGGGCAATTTTTTTGCCACTTTAGCTTTTTCTTTATCAATGTTATTATAGGAAAGGTCATtcagttatcttttttttttttttaaatttatttcttctctctccctctctctctctctctctctctctctctctttctctatatatatatatatatatatatatatatatatatatatatatcacacaAAAGAATTGGATATTTTTCCTTCTGACATTGAATTACTATTCCGTTACTGGTTATTGTGGTAagatgttataattttttttccatcaGTATGTAGTGTTTTCTTTAAATTTGCGCTGTTAAGTTCAACACACAAGGTTTTGTCTAGTGTGAGCTTGGCTCATTCTTTCTGCTGTACTACCCCCCACCAccgggaaaaaaaaaaacatttttttgcCCAATTATTTCCTCCACAACCATGAACTATCATATACTAGGATAAATGTTCTTATGTTcggtattatttatttatacagAATACAAAATATGGTGATGAACTGATGATTGTTGACTACAAGTTCTAATGTTTGTTGCTAGTGATGGTCATGTACTAACTTATATAGTTGTAATTTAGGGAGGGGTTTCGTTCAAGATTAGAGAATATTGTTCGTAGTCAAGCAAGTACCAATTCTGATACTGCATCAAATAGTAACATTAGTGAAAGTGATGGGAGCCAAGCAAACAACCTGTTGGATGCCCAACAAGAAAATTATGAACAAGAGCAGATTAGGAACTTGGAATCTGATGTCCGTCAGTTGCCTAGTCAAACAGGAACTGTGGAGGGTAGCACAAATGAGAGTATTAGTTGGCAAGAAGGTGGTAATCAAGGAGGAAATCGGCAGGAACAGATTACTGAGGATGCAGAAGGAAACTGGCAGCAGAGTACCTATGATTGGCCACAAGAAACTCCCAGAAATTTAGCTGGGGAAGACACACATCCACGAGAAGCACAGAGAGTTTGGCATGAGGATAGTTCAAGGGAAACTGTTGGTAATTGGTCTGAAGGACCTTCTGTAGCTCCAAGGAATCGCCGTGGTGTTCCTATTAGAAGATTCAATAGATTTCATCCACCCGATGATGATAACGTGTACAGCATGGAGCTTAGAGAGCTGCTAAGCAGGTAATGCTCCCCTTTTCAGTTTTCTTCCTCACAGAAGGAGCTCTCTAACAGTGTATCATTTATATGTGCTAGCGCGTGCATAATCCTTTCCAAAATCTAAAACAAATAAACCATTTTATATGTTGAAAAGTATACTGATTATGTTCTGATACTTCATGTATTGGCACTTctatttcttctactcttcaaGAGTATAGTTATGGGTTTATATATTTGTGTTTCAGGAGAAGTGTTTCTAATCTTCTTCGCAGTGGCTTCCGTGAAAGTCTTGACCAATTAATTCAGTCATATGTGGAAAGGCAAGGTCGTGCACCAGTTGACTGGGATTTGCATAGGAACTTGCCCATACCAACTCCTGCCTCAACCGAACAGGACACTGATCAGCAAGGGGATGAACGCAATGAGGGTCGGCATGAAGGTATCAACAGACCTACGCTGGTGATGCCGTCACCTCCAGTACCTCCACCACAACCACTGTGGCACCAGGATCTCCATCAAACTGGATGGTCTCGCCATAGCATGCATCGTTCTGAAATTGTGAGCTTCTTCTAAAGACTTGTGTACATATATTTTGGTGgttttttctattataaaaattctgcatttttaaccaaaaatattgttgcCCATATATTTACGCACCCCTTCCCATCACCCTCATTTATATAATACCATTTACCATGGCAAGTAATCCACTGATTTGTGATGTTTCATGCCAAATTTtgaattatctttttatttgtCAAATCCCAAATGATCTCTCATCTGATTGGGAACAGGAATGGGAGATAATGAATGATCTAAGATCTGATATGGCAAGACTTCAGCAAGGCATGAATCACATGCAGAGGATGTTGGAAGCATGCATGGATATGCAGCTTGAGTTGCAGCGCTCTGTCAGACAGGAAGTTTCTGCAGCTCTGAACCGCTCAGCTGGTGAAAATGGTGTGCGCTCTTTTCCTAATTATAGTATATTTTGGTTAACCCTCATTGCCTTGAAGGAATTCATTAAGGATAGTGAAGCTTTATTGGTGGAACTCATTTGATTGTTAGATAAATGTCTCTTTACTTTTCTCTTCATTCATGTAACTTATTAACTCAACGTAGGCATGGTTGCTGAGACATCTGATGATGGGTCCAAGTGGGGGCATGTGAAAAAGGGAACTTGCTGCGTTTGTTGCGATAACCATATCGATTCACTTCTGTATAGGTATATTTACTGGGTAATGCTAAGGTGAAGTTTTGGTGAAGAGTGAAAGATTGTCTTttttagaatagaaaaaatCCACCAATAAAAATTTATCATGTTTATACTAAAACTAGTAAAAATCTTCACTCTATCCAATCCTACCCTTCAGCAAAGAATTTCCCATATTTACTCGGTTCTTACCAATTTGTTTTCCAGATAGTGGTTTCGTCTATTGATTTGTTTGTTTCTCCATATTGAAATTTGTTGCAGATGCGGGCACATGTGCACTTGCTCAAAATGTGCCAATGAGTTAGTTCGTGGCGGAGGTAAGTGTCCTTTATGCCGAGCACCGATTGTTGAGGTGGTCCGAGCATATTCCATACTGTAAAAAAAGGAAGTTAAAAGGGCATTggaaaaaagtttaaaaaagacagaaaaaagaaaaggcGTTGTAAAAACGATCTGAGGGTGTTTTGAGTCTCAGTTCTTTCCCGGGGTTCTTATTTATAGTGTTGAGTAGGGTTGCCTTTGTTTTTCTGATTATATGTGGAACTCCTTGAATTGTATAATTGGAATAGCAAATGGCTCTGTTGATTCATCATTCTTGCGTAAATAAAATAGTTATTCTTTCTAAAtctttcttgttttattttattttattttatttttgaataaattcATCTCGCATACATAGACATAGAATCCCACTTCTACTCCTACCGgtaaaaaaacagaaaagagaaaggaaataataatatatgaggGAACTGgtgattgttattattattattggccTTGTGTCAAACTCAGTTGCGTTCTCTTCTCAATTGCTCTCAAACTGTAAGCCAATCAGTTTTACTATTACACAATGATGGGAGGAAAAAAAGATTTAGCAAGAAGTatttaaagatttatttacGATATTGAACCATTTAAAGTACTAAAACTTAGAAAATTTATAAATCTTGTTTTGCAAATTACAAGTAGCATTTTAAAGTTGCTGATTGCTCTAAACGTTTAACTCATGACATAGGGTGAGTTGATTTAGCGTTTGAAATATGAAAAATACGTTTGAAACTTTTTATTTGGctactttatttttttgtaaattcaCTTATTAACGTTGAATCATGAATtagaaaaatttatttctttttttaccGTTCCTACTCTTCGTgcatattattttgtttatggAATGTTTAAAAACTTGATGCAGAATTTATAACCCACTAATTAATcgacaagtgcaccgggttgtaccaagtaatacttcaggtgagtgagggtcgatcccacgaggattgatggactaaacaacaatggttgattaatttacttagttagacaagcagAAAATGATGTTGAGAGTtcaaaaagcattaaacaggaACTTCAGAATATCAGAAGACAAGCAATAAATAAGTTGAGAAAAATAATATGAAGAAGGCAGTTAAGACtgcagagttatctatttttcggattgatttttcttattaatttattttaatcatgcaagatttaattcatggcaaactatatgtgactagaccctaattccttagacctttctagtctcttCTAATTCTTATCAACCaccaatttcttggtcaattaattccaattagagggtgaaattcaattctagtttatatgccacagaaattctaattatccaaatataagaggattatatgtcatgtatcccattaaatccaaataattagaatttagaagaatttgttttcaagttgttgttcaagtaaagagctttttcaagttatataagaactcaattagaaagagggtcatacttccgttccacccaaattcataagataaagaacgaaaacaattcttaaattataaatcagtacatgaattaaaatagaaaaacaataaaatcaatccatacaaatagacagagctcataaccttaacagtggaggtttagttgctcagaagtttcttttctcttttatatctaatcctaattaatttaaaatctaatttctaaaattaaaataatatcttttcctattttaaaaataaaatttaaatttaaatcataattaattaaagatCTTCGCATTGTAACGTAGGAGCCACTTGGCTTCACTAGGATCCACGCCTAACTTGGGCTTGGCAGCATGAATTGGGGTTTAGTTGAGTGAAGCTGCGCCTAACTTGGGCTTTAGTGCGCCTAACTTGAAGTGGGCAGAACCAATCTTGCGTACTGTTATTGTGTATTGTGCTTAACTTGATATTTTTCAAGTTAGGCGCAGCCTTGGCAGAGTTAATGGAAGagaaatatggactattatacatcgttAGAAATctctggaagttagctttccaacgccactAGAATCACGTCCATTGTACCTCTGTAGCTCGAGTTATTCAgatttgagtgcagagaggtcagggttgacagcatcatccgccttcttctcttcttctgcagaaactccatcaaatccatctgaatgctacctaaaataaacagaattgcacaagactcaaagtagcatccatagtggctaaaagataattaattcttgattaaactcaataatttaaatgcaaattcactaggaaaagataggaaagatgctcacgcatcacaacaccaaacttgaattgttgcttatcctcaagcaaccaactaatataggcttaggatgtgaatttgcatgagaatgagagttcgattaagctcacgtctcttttttttatattggggtttacaactgcaatcctgaataattttggcatctcactctcctttgaatcaaaaggatgtcattgtcattcggaattagaatccggataatattatgaattctctaatCTTTTGTACttcaatttaatccttgaacacagcaaattTTATTTGATTCTCTTTTCTTTGATGCTTTGCACTTTAAgtctagccgtgactttaaatgttttgtctcaagttTCACTTGACACGAagacaccacaagcacttaactagGAAACTCTTTttaagttctgatttttcttttagttactcccagacagtggtgctcaaaacCTTTGGCATACTCTACAATTGATCTCGATTCttagtgttctgtctcaaggattgcttgacacaatcacaccacaagcatatgactagggaaacaactctttgagcttttaatcatgtctgacctccctagtcattgatgctcagagccttggaccttgcttttatttttcttttgctgtttcttctacttcaaggattaaactttcACTTATtgcagagaattcataatagttcTCTAGATTCCTGTTCCTTGTACATCAACATtctttaattcaaatttaaatatgcactattcatgtcatgcattcagagtcacagaaaataccaccacatttagaTAAATGAGATTACTCTTAAAATTAAacccaatttctcatgcaatacatcttttcttctttctttttgatttCAAGCTCAGCGGGTACTACATGAGACACCTTTCAATATTAAAGCAaataacagaataaaaaatatagcaaaataaactgaaacttaggaattaaaataataaaggatcatgcaataactaaaacaaaataacaGAAAACCGGAACATAACATAGTAAGGGCGGAAAGGAATATAGAATGAAAGAAAttcaaccacctcagttatcCTAGTGGCCATTTTATTCTTTAGGCTATGCTCCTcatgaagatgattcgcctctcTTTGGTaccataaaaataaacagaaaagccATAAGtgaagcgtcaacaccaaacttaaaggtttgcttgtcctcaaacaaagaagaactgaaaatagagAGGGACATAAAAAGACACacgaaaaaaaaacaaataatatgataaaagaagaataaaaagataaaagaacaagagagaattaggatttcGGAGGGAGAGAGAATGAAAACAGGGCGGCGCACTGGGTAAGTGATGTGGTGTgtgcgacgcgcacgcgtacgtaTGGGTCGCAGAAAGTTCAAGTGACGCGTAAGCGTgtgggacgcgtacgcgtgctcgCAGTTTGTGCGAATCGCATGAAGGCAGCTCCGCGTacgcacaactctcgggttgATGCGCATGAGGGCTAGATAGACAGACGATGCGTGCGCGCGTTAGATATACGCACGCGTGGATGGGGACAAAGTGaaaatgacgcgcacgcatcaGGGATGCGTACGCCTGATGAAGATTGTGCTTCTAGT from Arachis stenosperma cultivar V10309 chromosome 9, arast.V10309.gnm1.PFL2, whole genome shotgun sequence encodes the following:
- the LOC130950454 gene encoding uncharacterized protein LOC130950454, whose product is MTDVQPLQQKPESADAHAEFERGLEDFMRGQLDDCMSFASCSSSQAQGDEEDEGDQLARRRRRSDLEGDDLAESSAAQRRHSRILSRWAARQAQEMITTIERRNRESELMALAGLHTVSMLDSSFLRGSQSPTSGQEGAVERPSTQASAILQMWRELEDEHLLNRARDRMRERLRQQRGSESNTNGSSTMSDSRGSENQGSLGDASESENDFGTWSHDRIESRNARGDHLVSSREQSPDLGEVERERVRQIVRGWMESGIGDHSSNVNQRNNNGRAEWLGETERERVRIVREWVQMTSQQRGSQRGSRGSRRDAQVDRARDVVADHDEGQPEHVRRDMLRLRGRQALVDLLVRIERERQRELQGLLEHRAVSDFAHRNRIQSLLRGRFLRNERTVEDERPPSMAASELVQLRQRHTVSGIREGFRSRLENIVRSQASTNSDTASNSNISESDGSQANNLLDAQQENYEQEQIRNLESDVRQLPSQTGTVEGSTNESISWQEGGNQGGNRQEQITEDAEGNWQQSTYDWPQETPRNLAGEDTHPREAQRVWHEDSSRETVGNWSEGPSVAPRNRRGVPIRRFNRFHPPDDDNVYSMELRELLSRRSVSNLLRSGFRESLDQLIQSYVERQGRAPVDWDLHRNLPIPTPASTEQDTDQQGDERNEGRHEGINRPTLVMPSPPVPPPQPLWHQDLHQTGWSRHSMHRSEIEWEIMNDLRSDMARLQQGMNHMQRMLEACMDMQLELQRSVRQEVSAALNRSAGENGMVAETSDDGSKWGHVKKGTCCVCCDNHIDSLLYRCGHMCTCSKCANELVRGGGKCPLCRAPIVEVVRAYSIL